The Gadus macrocephalus chromosome 21, ASM3116895v1 genome has a segment encoding these proteins:
- the LOC132449828 gene encoding protein FAM177A1-like yields the protein MADLSLYLTNVNVSIGQNINVDQTLTPVKDFECVELEGVEPSEGHKEPVAEPREKPPRRVIHFSSGETMEEYSTDEEGGDEPEKKDLLAATPPVDAARMTWGPYFWFNMWRAATSTISACDYLGERMASLFGITSAKYQYAIDEHNRIRKENEEENEENRLSEEAERSFSKSQVQEDRVDEPIAMPDRPEVPPTHLDVTYQVENEQMVPSTTITVPVVVTAT from the exons ATGGCAGATTTATCACTATATCTCACCAACGTTAATGTGTCAATCGGACAAAACATTAATGTTGACCAG ACCCTGACCCCGGTGAAGGACTTTGAGTGCGTGGAGCTGGAGGGCGTGGAACCGAGCGAGGGGCATAAAGAGCCGGTTGCCGAGCCGCGGGAGAAGCCTCCTCGTCGGGTAATCCATTTCTCCAGCGGGGAGACCATGGAGGAGTACAGCACCGACGAGGAGGGCGGAGACGAGCCCGAAAAGAAGGACCTGCTCGCCGCAACCCCGCCGGTCGATGCGGCAAGG ATGACGTGGGGACCGTATTTCTGGTTCAACATGTGGCGTGCCGCCACCTCAACTATCTCAG CGTGTGACTACCTCGGCGAGAGAATGGCCTCCCTCTTCGGAATAACGTCCGCCAAGTACCAGTATGCCATCGACGAGCACAACAGGATCCGGAAAGAG AATGAGGAAGAGAACGAAGAAAACCGGTTGTCGGAAGAGGCAGAGCGATCCTTTTCCAAATCGCAGGTGCAGGAAGACAGAGTAGACGAGCCAATCGCCATGCCGGATCGGCCAGAGGTCCCGCCTACTCATCTTGACGTGACTTATCAGGTTGAGAATGAGCAAATGGTACCTTCGACCACCATTACTGTTCCGGTCGTTGTCACGGCAACCTAA